cactcattgcagtaatcagcaggtaACAGAGTGCAGACACATGAAGCAGGAAGAGCAAGAGGGCGAgtgaacagggagagagagacaggagggagagatgacagagggagccaaagagacagacaggtcaaaacagaaacagatgaggaacaatgggagaaagaaggaaaaaggggAGGAAGAAaggcaggggctggagcagggatcataacaacaatctgtttctttttttttttttctgtccaatgTGACTTGTATTGCACATGATTCTGTTCCAGCCTAGTGTGGACTGTTGCCCAGGATTCTCCATTTTCCATCTCTCCCTCATTGTGTGACCTGGCTCCACTGAAGTCCACCTCATTTAGAGTGACGTATGACCCGAAGCAACTCAATACCCTGCATGGAGCAGAGCTTGAGTGCTTTGCATACTATAAGGTAGTATTATATAATATAGTAGAGAGTCCTTTACAACAAGGAATATGCTTTTCTTATATTATAGCAAAAAGTGTTGTTATAACCATTTGTCTTATGCTGTGGTTGTAAGAACAAAACGGTGTCATGATTTCAAAGTTTTTCTGCCTGATTGCAGGACAGTCCTGATGTAGGGGAGCAACTGGTGTGTCCGCCCTGGTGTGTGACTGTCAGAGTCATTGGTCACTCCTTTCAGCCAGGCAAAGGTCACTTCATCCCATGCTGCTCGCTGAAGCCCCCTCAAGTGGTGAGACACAAGCACAATCAAAGACACAAGTTTTCTCAGTTCTCAACCTATGGAgatgttatttaatttaatgcatCCTATTTctcatgaaaaaacaaacagaaaacatctacaccttgtgaaattaaaacattcCTTTCCtttaaaaactttgtaaaataCTTTATGACACTGCTGTACACTACGAAAGGATATTATGGTTATGATACTGTCTTGTTCTTGTTAGGTTTTTCCAGCCCTGAGTGTTATTTCCCATCGGACAGTGCTATTTCAGAATGATGGAGACTTGCCCTTCACTTTTTGTCTGGACCACAGCTCAATCCCTGCTGGGACAGAATCCTTGTTTGTAGAGCCCAGCTGTGGTGTGATCCAGCCGAGGGATTACCAAATCCTCACCCTCAGAACAACTCCGACAGAAGACAGTCCCAAACAGGGGTTTAACTTACGCCTGCAGCTCAATGCAGCTAAGCTCACAAGGGTAGAACGAGcactacacacagacacagaacatAATAAATCTCAGTCACACTGTTCTTGCTAATTTTCCTATCTGTGAATGTCTCTGTCTTTAGGAAATTACTGTTGTGAGTGTGGTGGAAAAGCCATGTATGTCTCTGGAAGGAGGCAGCAGTTTATATTTCCAGCCAACAGCTGTGGGCTCACAAACCCGGCGCACTCATCACATCAGGAACCTCAGCCGCGTGCCTATACGGTTGGTTGGCTGGTTTATTATCTCATTGTTGTTATTCTGGtcctgttttctgacatttttcagtgtATTGTTTTGTAGTCTGGACTTATCTCAACATCATTAATCTTGTCTACAGCTGGTTGTCTGTGATTGTCCTTCATGATAGGTTCCAGTGGAGCATTCCAGAGCCAGACCAGGAGCTTATCTTTGTTGAACCAGATGGTGGTGAACTGCATCCCAATGAGAGCTCAGTAAGAGATTGAGTCCCACATGCTGTACATTTTTGTAGACAGTAACTCagcaatttatttaaaaaaaaaagaccgagttgactttgtttatttttgttacagGTCCAGACATGGTCCTTCAGTCCACTATCAGAGAAAACATACACACTCAACCCTACTCTCATCTTCTGGCCAGTGCAGACTGATAGATCTAACAAGTCACACCTTACCCTTAAAGTTGTGGGAATGGGTTCCAAGGGTTCCATAGAGGTAGGACCCTCattgtatttgtgtgattttaagtTTGTGTTTACATATAGTTGGATAAATTGCAAGTACATGCCAATTTACAAGAAAATTTAAATTACTTTTCCATTAAGTTTTAGAGCATAAATAAACCTTGAAGTGAATCAAGCCAAGTTGTGCTTACCTGTTTATTTCTTTCCAAGGCAGAGAAAGCAGTCACGGATATTGGGGAGATTCTGGTTGGCAGCTGCCACTCATTTGAGGTTCCTCTAGTGAACAACAGCCCATGTCCTGTCTCCTTTTGTCTCATTGTACAGCAGATACTTCTGGATGATGAACTTACATATGACCCTGAAACTGAGCAAAGTGGTAATGTCTTTTGCAGCATTGTTCATGGTTGTTTTCTGCATGTAGGATATTCATCAGGACTCTATTACATATTTAATTTTAGAGTGTGCATCTGATAGTGAGGTCAATAcgcagtttttattattatagacTAAATATGTCCTGTCTGACCCCTTTAGCCCTACAGCTGGACTGTGAGAAGGGAACCATCCCTTCACACTCCACAATTCAACTCCAATCCATCGTCAGACCCCACAGACGAGCCCAGTACCTCTGGAACATCAGCTACCAGACAATAAATGCCAGTGGTAAATAGGAAACTTACACAATgtttacagacaaacatgttCTACAAAAAAATTGTTCAATACTTACATAATAGTGTCTGCATtccctctgtgtctgtctgtctctctccaggGTTTGTGTCGTCTCCTCCCGAGACACTGTGCGAAGTGCGAGCTAAAGGTGTGTTTCCCACCCTGCAGGTGGTTGATGCCTGTAGTGGTGGCAGTGTGGGGAGGCTCAGCAAGATGCATCTCTGGAAATTCTTCTCATTGGACAGCCTCAATGAGCATTTGCTCTCCAACCCCTCTCCTGCAGAACTCACATTTAGAACCCCCACCAGACACAGGTTAGAGGCTGAATTAGAAGCAATTTAACCTTGGACTGATGGTCTAATTTGATACTAAAGTCTTGAATTTTGTTTGATGTTATTGTTATCATCACTGTTCCAGATCAAGATTCATTATAACTGCGTAACTATTATGTGAATTCATTGATTCCTGGAAGTGGAATAGTCATGttgcatttacattttcctTGCTAGGTGTGTGCATGACCTTGTCTTCTCTTCCTGTCTGTAGTTTCCACAGTAGTCCCTCCATCTTCACTAAAGCTGTCTTGGATTTCAACTTTAGCTCTGCTCCTGTAAATTCAGACTCCTCAAATTTTGTCCTGATGTTTTACAACCCTGGTTCCATCCCTGTGGACTGGTATGTGAACAAAAGAtagcaaaattaaatgaagGGTAATCATACAGTATATCACAATGCAGAATAACAAACTAGACTGACGTACacacttcatcattttatcattATACAACTGGTACTCATCAAATAGTGCCtaaaagtaaaatttttaaaaacagtttgaattgaaatttgacaaattttccAGTTTCTTATCTAGTGATTTTTGGCTTTTCTTCATTAGGACATTCTTGTTTCCAGAGGACCAACAGATAGAGTTGGAGTACTGGGCATTGACGGGAGAGTTCAGCAGCACAGAGCTGCACCAAATGAAGGTCTGACATTTCATATTCTAAACACATTTTCTTAAGTTTAAGTTTAAGtttaaatttcaatttgtgATTCAAAAAAGTACCAGTTCAGGTTATAGCTGAATAGTTAATCAAAAATAGTATATGTGTTGTTCTGTATGTGTCTGAATAGGTAAATAAGAGCCATATTGTAAAGCACTTAGGAACCCGAGGTTAAAAATGGTGCTTTGTAAGTGAGGACCTTTTACCATTTACCATATcattataaattaaacattgtggtgctacagagatgTCCTAACCTACAAATCATACTCTGCAGACGCAAGGGGACTTGTTTTGTATTGACTGCAGCAAAAATAACaccatcatttttatttttgtttcagtggataacacaaaaaatacttttaccTTTAAAAGTATGTCAttgcaaaataatcacaatattaATCTTTCAGCCTTAGTTCGGATgagacacaaatattttatCCTATTGACAGGTGCAGGACAACCAACTGTTCAACATTTCCCCTCGTTCTGGAAATTTGCTCCCTGGCCAGAAGAGGGCAGTGCACTTCAGCTACAGGTTAGAGATCACACTGTACACACCACTAAATCATGTGTAAGTCAGAGAATTTTTTAAGAAACAGCCCTAAAGTCTGGAGAATTAACCTTACATCAGACTACAATAATAATGTAATACAAAAATCATGTAAACTTTACTCTTTACAGTCATGACATTGTTGGAACTCATCGATTACCTGTCGTGCTCAAACTCTCTTATGGCAGAGAGATCTTGGTGAGGCTTGCATTTAGcttttatattttcaaattttcaagTCTAGCAACACATTAATAAGAGTCAAAAGTAAAACTGGTCTCTTCGCTATTATACACAGTTATTCCACTTCAGTAATTGTGttttagtttgtcttttttttttttttttggctgaatccTAATTACGGTAATTAACTTTGTGTTCATGTGATATGTTTCTATATGCAGCTGAACCTCCAAGGGGTGACCGTGGAGAGAGATACACCATATATCCACTTTGCCTCCAATCAGTATGAATTCACTTCTGTCAATATTGGTTACAGCAGTCCTCCCAGACAGGTATGTGTTTAGTTTCTCCTATATTAAGTTCATACAGCGAGTGGCCCTGAGCTGGACAACACTGTATTAAACTTTATGTGATAAAACACACATCTgtcaatattttagttttagctTCCGTTAGATTCCAGACAAGATCTGGGATTtgtaatttgtttatttgctgtGCAGGTGTATGAGTTACATAATGGCGGTGCAGTTCCAGTCCGTTATCAAGTGGACATGGCTGTGTTGTCACAGCTTCAGGCGGACAACTTTAACCATCCAGTGCTCTGCTGCCTCAATCCAGAGGGAGAAGTCCTTCCTGGGAAGACAACCAAGCTGGAATGGATCTTCTCACCACTTGAGGCTAAGATTTACCATGTATGCTTTGAAATCCTACTCTGTGTATCTTAAGCCGTCTTCTTAACATTGTCTCGTTATttcctcctttgcattattacTATTAATTTGATATCCATTTCGAAATCAAGAGAAATTGTCACCATAGACAATATTTTGATAGCAATGAACTTTTATCAGTTCGATTCAATATATGTTACACTGGCATAAATATCAGGTTGACAGTTGACACATAGCATAGTTTTTTGCACAGAAAGCTAATTAGCACACTCTGTCCCCAAATGTCCAATCTCAATCTGTGatgtgtttcttatttttctttgtatCACTAGATGGATGTTCCTATCCACATCCAGGAAAGGGACTCGACACTGGTGAGATTTGAGGGATGTGGCCGTGATATTCTGACACCGGGTTCTTCAAACCCATTGACAAGCAGTGATCATAAGGTTTGTGTACCATGCGTCCAGAGGGTGCCCTTTCCGGGACAGGTGAGAACATACATGAACAGTTCATCAAAACAGATACCAACTATATATGTGTATAAATGAGTGAAGTAAAACCCTTGTGCTGGATATACCTCGtgtcttttacattttatttaaataataacaaatttTGATGTTTATGAGTATGTGAtctcagtatgtgtgtgtgtttgtgtgtgtgcagatgttaTTCTTGTCTGAAGACAGTGTCTTTCTTGGTGACATCCCTGTGTGTTCACAATCTTCAAGAATCCTATTCCTCACCAATGTGTCTCACACAGACACTGTCCACTATACATGGGACCTGCCCCAGCAGAGCAACCAACAGGTACAGGAAGGTGTACAGGTTTGGGGGAAGTAAGCGGATCCTCCCTATTTGTGTTGCTCTGTTGGATTGTCATAGACAGCACAAACATGTGTGACTTCCTCATTCTTTTTCTTAGGCTTTCTCTGGTGTCTATTAACCAGATGCGTCATTTGTTAAGATTCTGAGATTAAAGTGTTTTTGTACTACTGCTTGACCAGCTTCACATGTGCTGATGTGTTGTGTCAGGTGGTGCAGATCCATCCAGAGCGAGGTTGTCTTTGTCCAGGGGAGTGTGTCCTTTGTGTCCTTACCTTCACTTCTACAGACTACCCCACCGTTTATAAGCTCGATCTCATCTGTCAGGTACCACAGCGGGGCCAGTGTAGATTCAAAGCTGCATTAAGtgccaaaaacaaaagctgtAGTTTAGCAGAAGATTTCCTCAAAATATGTTGTGTCTTTCCCCTTTTTTCTCCAGGTTACTCACGCAGCTGCACTCATTCAGTATCACGATGCTTTGCAGAGCTgggaagaagagaaagagaggcagcAAGATGAATTCAcaataacagacaaaaatgtgacagacagCCAAAGAATTTTAATAGACCAGGTCTGACTTCATACACATTGACAAATTTTGAACATATGTAACaatgttttttactgtattcaacCTTTATCTTTATACAGGAACCTCTTGCAGCTCCTGCAAGGAAAGGGCCACCACTGAGAAAATACAAGGTTGCATTTATTTCCTACACTTATTATCATTATAATCTTATTAATTTAGAGGCATGCTGTAAAAGAAATATGAACCTTTGAAAACATAACTTTATTTGATAAAATTTTCTGTTTCCCCTCCAGACTCTTCCTCCTATCTGTGCCAGTGGTAGCTTTGAAACAATGGGCAGTATCTGTACCAAACTAACAAAAGCTGAGCGGCGGATGCAGCGAGAAACATCAAAAGTGTGGAGGCGCCCTCGACCACCCCAACCTGCTCTGCTGCATCTGGCAGTTACAGCTCACTCCCATGGGCTTCTGGAGTACTCCACACACTTTCCTGACCAGTTCAATAAGCATTATAGGTAAAATCTTTTATGGTACACACTTAGCATCTCTTAGTAAAATCCtggatcagttttcttattaaTCTGCTTACACAAGAAATCTTTATCTGTTTCAAGGTTGTGATATTAGCTATTATTCATACTTCTAAAATGTGGACCCTGATCTCTATACGTGGAAGCAATAATTTTGTTTATCGCTGCTGCCTTTCTTAGATACCTCCAGTcagtaaaaaaacagcaacctGAAAACATCTCTTTAAGAACATCCCTCCCTGCTGGACCATCTACACAAACACAGGGCCCTGAGAAAGACATCGTTGTGCACATACTAACCTTTTTGCTAAGGTAACACCCCCAAAAATATCCAGCAAAGCCTTTCATTTAGACATTTAACCTGGCTTATTGACCTAAATAATCCCAGTTGCTTAATATTAGGTATCATTTCAGGTCAGCTTAGAGAGGGTCAGAACAACAGACAATTGCTTTGTGTTTCTCCTCTTTGTCTTTCCAGGAACATACTTGATGATTCAACCTTTGTTCAGTCTCTGATTCCTTTGGCCTCTAAGCCCAACACCTACCAGCCCACAGAAACCTTTTCCTCTCATTGCTCTTCATATCCATCTTCAGCCTGTCCGCCTAGGTGTCCtactgcttcttcttctcctcctgctaCACCCCAACCTCAAGTTCTGTTGAGTGGAGCAGCTGACATGCAGAGGACTGCAGGAGGTTTGGGAAACAGGcctgaaaaacagcaaacactgCATGCTGAACACGTACCTGCTGACATGGTTGAAGATGTTTTACTGAACACCCTCCAGAACCTGATGATGGAAGCTGTCAGAGGAGAGCTTGTCCTTACAGCACCCTCCCGCACCATTATCACTCCACCTGCATCTACCAGGTGAAGACAGACACACATTggacacacactgacagtagTGCTGCCATTGTTACCTCTTTCTTCTGTTCGTTGCTTTAGTCAGATGCAAATTATTACATCAGGTGGTTACCATATGGTGTGCTCCATTAGAATCAGAAGGATGTCCAAAGCCATGGCTGAGgaacagaaaatctgaaaaagagaaaggcACCAGCAGAGACTTCAGTCACACCATCTATCCAAAGTCCCAGAGGCCTGTCTCCATCTACAGCTTTCATTAAAATCCAACTCATTATCTTATCCAACTTGACAGTTGCCCTGTATTTCTCAGTGTCATTCACCTCTTTTTGTCCTCAATCCAACCAGTTTAATTGTTGTATCACTCTTTTTCCTGTCTTTGCAGCTTCCATCCTTACAGACAGTtccataaaaatgtgaataaaaaagtaaaactcaCTAGAGCTGCAGTAGGGAATGTTTAACACTCATATGCTTGCAACACTTGATCACCTGATTAGTTTCAATGagttaacaaaaaacaaagaaactacacacatacaaacggacaagtttaaatattgaaatatgGAATAATGAGTAGATTATCCTTGGCTCATTACTCAATATGGGTGTCAGTAAAGTAGGGGACGATCTCATTAGCCGATATTCAGaagctgtaaaatgtaaagCAATTCAGTATTGTttcacatatatatgtatgtattcaTTTACTCCCCATTGCTTTCTGTTTTGAAGAATCAACCACCAGTCCATCAGATATTGTGAGGCCATTTCtggtatatattttttttcatcaaataaAAGGTATATTGCACATCATTTACATCTCATGTCCATGTTCTTTAGAGTAATTTCATTACCCTAAACAAAGTCAAGTACAAATAGCACAAACTGTCATGACTGTCCAATCaaacatttacatatattttgtgTTCAGAATAATCAGTCACTGTCATGTCCTTTGAACCATTGAACAGTATAATGAAATAGCACCTGTACACAAAATGTCCATTATCATAAATAGTAAAGATAATAATAGGCCATAATATTCAAATAAAAGCTGCATCGTTACACAAATGACCAGCGTAGCAGTATTTCAGCTTCCCTTCTCTAGCAGCTTCAAGATTGAAGGAATTTAATTTATCTTCAtctttttcacttttaacaTACAAAAATGAGCTATATCCAGTGTCTTTACTCCTTCAATAGACAGCTTTGATACCTTGGTGCGTTGTGATTCTCAACTGatatttctttacttttctgttGAACATAAGGCAGGTGGTTTCATAGAATTAAGGTCACAACATAAATGACAGAACATCCAAAAATTATTTGTAAGTTACCGTGCACTTCCATGCTTGTATCTTTTAACTGGACACTAGGATTCGTATAATCTCAATCCAATTTACTTTAAGGTGGCTTATGCCATTTGTTTGAGTTAGGCTGTTCTTAACTTTCTAAGTGACTAAGATCAGTAACTAAACTTGGAGATGGTAGGAAAGATCTTGTTGTGAAGGTATTGAATCTTTTCCCCCTGAGTTCTCAGCTTCTCAAATTCAAAGTAAGGGATCTGTaagagaaaaggagaggaaatCTTGatttagacaaataaaaaagaggggcagcttttttataaatattatgTCCTGAATATTATataccactgttcaaaagtttggggtcaccctgacaatttcatattttccatgaaaactcacactttgattcacatgctaacataattgcacaagggttttctaatcatcaattcacctttcagcaccattagctaacacaatgtagcattagaacacaggagtgatggttgctggaaatgttcctctgtacccctatggagatattccgttaaaaatcagctgttttcagcgagaatagtcatttactacattggcaatgtctagactgtatttctgattcatttaatgttatcttcactgaaaaaaacttttctttcaaaaataaggacatttctaagtgaaacCAAACTATTGAATGGTAGTGGTAAATAAGTAAACAATGTTTGAATTCCCAACATAAATCATTTCACAGCATATATGAAAAATGCTTGAGAACTTACTAGCATGTAGCCAATTACAAACCACATCAACACATATAACTTGCTCTTATTTTATCAACAGAAAGGTGTGAATTAGCAGGAAATGAATATGTGATCTCTTGTTGCAGTGATGTAGATTTTGTCACACATACCTGGACCACCTCATAGCCCATCCTGTCAAGGTGTC
This DNA window, taken from Amphiprion ocellaris isolate individual 3 ecotype Okinawa chromosome 11, ASM2253959v1, whole genome shotgun sequence, encodes the following:
- the cfap65 gene encoding cilia- and flagella-associated protein 65; protein product: MLAEARGPDPLISVDPWKPSTLGKDIKDPGIQHRQRGGKHQRRASSQRSCFMGLETRRELVWEDWDLGGEFTKTLVLRNIHKKLQKLHIRPPASKCFSTSIAEIIVLSPGTSFSIPVTFRPYQRGEYEDSIEFQGKEGSFQVCLRAIIPCHVLEVPDSVMLPLCAVQHSSHTNFLLKNASKLQTSFQFECDTPFQLNPKQGMLKPGQECHITVVFQPQEALVYQQHAYCWFGEEGDKAENCCTVLLQALAKYPYLQLRNPSSQEEEGWGDPVLQFGSVVIGQCLRKHFDIFNPSPVTVSFSLSPLSGGIPLLGSVFSCDVTRGNVAPGGSLRATVTYSPAIVNTVSVEYLILKCRGALNEPLLKLTGNCIGPKVSLSSSVVDFGCVEEGASVVQTVKLVNSSPVEVIYKWDIDCNGNSVFSILPASGTLLPQSYTTLKAVYRPTQPITHHRRVACVILHRDPVFLDLTGTCHSKLQKPVILTPEHLVDLARRQLSPDTLNAVQHDHDVHLDQQGVLSSMEKLNQRLGSAAVMPTPDLVCLSSSRSSLHVSVVPSELVFNHKMSSSFLSSFDSSQYVSITNHTRGKVSLVWTVAQDSPFSISPSLCDLAPLKSTSFRVTYDPKQLNTLHGAELECFAYYKDSPDVGEQLVCPPWCVTVRVIGHSFQPGKGHFIPCCSLKPPQVVFPALSVISHRTVLFQNDGDLPFTFCLDHSSIPAGTESLFVEPSCGVIQPRDYQILTLRTTPTEDSPKQGFNLRLQLNAAKLTREITVVSVVEKPCMSLEGGSSLYFQPTAVGSQTRRTHHIRNLSRVPIRFQWSIPEPDQELIFVEPDGGELHPNESSVQTWSFSPLSEKTYTLNPTLIFWPVQTDRSNKSHLTLKVVGMGSKGSIEAEKAVTDIGEILVGSCHSFEVPLVNNSPCPVSFCLIVQQILLDDELTYDPETEQSALQLDCEKGTIPSHSTIQLQSIVRPHRRAQYLWNISYQTINASGFVSSPPETLCEVRAKGVFPTLQVVDACSGGSVGRLSKMHLWKFFSLDSLNEHLLSNPSPAELTFRTPTRHSFHSSPSIFTKAVLDFNFSSAPVNSDSSNFVLMFYNPGSIPVDWTFLFPEDQQIELEYWALTGEFSSTELHQMKVQDNQLFNISPRSGNLLPGQKRAVHFSYSHDIVGTHRLPVVLKLSYGREILLNLQGVTVERDTPYIHFASNQYEFTSVNIGYSSPPRQVYELHNGGAVPVRYQVDMAVLSQLQADNFNHPVLCCLNPEGEVLPGKTTKLEWIFSPLEAKIYHMDVPIHIQERDSTLVRFEGCGRDILTPGSSNPLTSSDHKVCVPCVQRVPFPGQMLFLSEDSVFLGDIPVCSQSSRILFLTNVSHTDTVHYTWDLPQQSNQQVVQIHPERGCLCPGECVLCVLTFTSTDYPTVYKLDLICQVTHAAALIQYHDALQSWEEEKERQQDEFTITDKNVTDSQRILIDQEPLAAPARKGPPLRKYKTLPPICASGSFETMGSICTKLTKAERRMQRETSKVWRRPRPPQPALLHLAVTAHSHGLLEYSTHFPDQFNKHYRYLQSVKKQQPENISLRTSLPAGPSTQTQGPEKDIVVHILTFLLRNILDDSTFVQSLIPLASKPNTYQPTETFSSHCSSYPSSACPPRCPTASSSPPATPQPQVLLSGAADMQRTAGGLGNRPEKQQTLHAEHVPADMVEDVLLNTLQNLMMEAVRGELVLTAPSRTIITPPASTRIRRMSKAMAEEQKI